The genomic segment aaagtactataataggtagtggctgcctttggaggcgtgcagcatggtaggctactgctgaGTGTTCATGCCGGACGTACGCTACGGAGCCCGCGGtgtcacacgtagccgcaggacaaggagctgcgtgaagcttggctcgcgaaacttagaaccggcagacagccatcggctacaactcgggtatgcagcaagcacagacgcgaggaagatttctgctacggcgccgggactgcgatgttcggtgagcagctagcagaaaacgcgcactgtgacgctcgcccgcgcccactTCCCggctaatgttatgacggtttggtctatgaacttgttgatgctagatactggcaagttcactggaacggaaatggagcggtaagacgcacattaaaagaaTGCATGgcatatatggtcatgtttgcaATGTATTATGAATTAATCCATTGGatattacgaaaaagaagcagagggaaagcgcacgctgagaagaccgataaacatacagtacgtgcgacttgagaaataatattgaaatgtcgaAGATTTTAGAATACAAAAGAAGATTGATtcatcgtcgcgacggcacatatCACAGTCgtgccgtaggcgtcgaagtctcgatctataacaaaattattctttaacagttctgatagcgtccacgcaacagtg from the Dermacentor variabilis isolate Ectoservices chromosome 9, ASM5094787v1, whole genome shotgun sequence genome contains:
- the LOC142557116 gene encoding uncharacterized protein LOC142557116 codes for the protein MPDVRYGARGVTRSRRTRSCVKLGSRNLEPADSHRLQLGYAASTDARKISATAPGLRCSVKCPTAELAQHVFQGGEPTKGVMGMVGIRLVTEGAEDAARTQELLAVT